The sequence CTCTTCTGCTCCTGATTTGTTGGATTTTCCTTCAATATAAACGGATATGAACAGGAGTAAAATGACCTAGGTCAAGTGAATCTCCAGGAGTGAAAAAAACAGCGGACTATAGAATGTCAGCAGGAGCCGCTTATCAAAAGCCGGCAGGACAATCAGCAGGTAACGCCTCGCCGGTTTGATACTCCTTGCGGAGAGTAAAGAGCAGCCGATCCCAGAAAGATGGCGGTTGCGGGTCGTTGATGTAACGGTTCAGGTCAAAATAACCTGCCTCAAGCGGGCGGTCCTTCATGAAACGGTCATTGAAAAAGTCCGACATCTCCCAGAAGTCCGGGGCGGATCGTTTGATTCCGAATTTTTCAAAGAAATGTAAAAATGATTCCGGGGTGTCATGGGCAGCCCGAAACATTTTGAAAAACTCGGGCGCCTCCTCGAAATTCACCTTGAAAAAAGCATTGGGGTAGCTTCCGACAAACCCCTTCACCACATGAATGGTGTTTTTTGCCTCGTCCAATCGCAGGTCTTCACCTTTTATGAACGCGACGTTTTCGTGGTAGCGGTTGAGAATGACGGTGTAGACAAGGTCTTCACGGTTTTCACGGACAAAGCGAACAAAGGCCACATCGCCCTTGTCGGGCATGGCCCGGACAAAGGTCCCTGCAAGATGGGATATTTTGCGGAATTCATCGTCCAGATCCTGTTCGGTGGCGATAACCTTTGCCGGGGTGCGGTCCAATTGATCAGCATGGAAGTTTAACGGGTCATACTGGTATCCGATATCCTTACGCAGTCGCTGGTCGATAATCTGGGTGAAAAAGGTGTTTTTATACTGCATTGGATCGGTATTATTTCCCGGAAACAGGACCTGGGTGGGGGTCTCAGCATCGAGCATCACCATATCGTCAAGAACAAAAAGTCTTGAGAAAAAAGTCGGGTACCAGCTCTTCAGGATTTCAGCCCGGCTCTCAGGGGGCATGAAGTTCAGTAAAAGGAGCTCGGCTTCCTTTCTCTGGAGATCCATGTAGTTTCTGCCGCCCACCTGTTCTTTGATGTTGCTGAACACATTAAATCCGGCCACAAGGTTATAGTAGAGTCTTTCAAACAGAGGGAAATCAATAACCCAGCCGGTGCGGGGAAAGCCGCCCACCGGGCCTGTACTCACCGTGGCGCTGTCAAAGTGCCGATAAATGGTCAGAAAGGGGTTTGACTCACTGTCATCGCCGGCCCAGACATCTTCCAGTCCAAGGCCATTGGGATATTTTGCTTTATACAGTGCCGTGCGGTTTAAAATATAGCGGTTCCGGGCAAAGAGATAGGGCACATAAAACAGCCTGTCGTATCGGCCCCTGGCTTCGGTGGGCAGCTTCAGGTAGTCAATGTTGGCATTTAAATATTGTGGATCTGCAAGGGAAAGATCAGCATCTGGATCCAGAAATATCACCCAGAAATGGTCATTGATAACATTCAAGGCGAGCTGTCCTGTGCACACCGGGCCGCGGATAAATGACATAAAGAAATACTGGGAATCATCCAACAGGAATTGATAGCGGGAGCGGGCAGGGATCTGTTGAAATGTCCTGAAAGGATTTGCTGAACTGTCCGGCTCGTAACTGGGAACAATGATTTCATTGTTTTGCCATTCAGAGTCAAGAAAGAGTTTTCTGTATCGGTCCATCCGCGTATCATTGAGGCGGTAGAGGATGTGGGTTTTGAATACAATGGTGGAGTGGATTTTCTGGAAGCGGTAATAGAATTGGGGCACGCCCGGGTCATCGTAGGGTTTGACCGTGGGGATTTCATCAATGGGCGCAGGCCAGGGGGTGCGTGATCGCACCAGGAGAAAATAATCCCCGGGGATTTCATCGAAATGGATATGGGCCAGAAAGAGATGTTCATAGAGATAACGCGCCGTGGTGATCATTTTGGGTGTTGCCTCGTTGAGGAACTTTTCCCAGCGATTTATCACTTCTTCCCCTGTTGTACCATTGGACGGGGATTTCATCAGGCGATCTGTTTCCGGATCAGGTCCTTTGGCGCCGGCAGCAAGCCAGGCCCTGAGGGTCTCTTTTTCCTGTTTACTGATTTCCGGGAATCCGAAAGGCATCCCGGCGTGGGGATTTTTCTTCATGAACTCCTTGAGTTCGCCGTCGGTCTGAGAGCAGGTGAGGTCGCGAGCTTCAGAGTCGTAGGTCCCTTTGATCTCAGGGTTGCATTCCTTGAGGTCAAGCAGCTGATACATGAAAGAGTTCGGTCCAAGGCTCTGGTCTCCACCGGTCACATCGGCAAAACTCTGCTTGCGCCATTCTTCGGTGCTTTTCGCATCAATAAAAAGGCGGGTGGGCTGTAATTCTTGAATCCTGGACGCATTATAGACCCTTTTCTTGGTGGCGCCGCGGGCAAGGCCTTCAAAGGAGGTCATTTTCAGCTGGCAGGGGGAGTTGTAGCAGGAATGACAGGTAACGCAACGGCGATCGAGGATGGGCTGAATGTCTTTCTGATACTCGAGGGTTTCGCCTTTGGCTTTGAGAGCCGCAAGTTCCGCTGCAGGAATTTCAGGCTTGATGATTTCCGGTTCCAGCGAGCTACAGCCGAAGAAGGAAAAAGCAATCAGGATCAAAATGAAGATTTGGACATGCAAAGCAAAAGGTTTATGCCCGTTAGGGTGTATTCCTCTGAGCAGGTCAATGGCAGCCTTAAATATTTTTTTCATTGGCATGTCTGGTTTTCATTTTTGAGGAAGTTTAATAAAATGCATCCGAATTTTTTGATAAGGTTTTTTAGGTTAACATGCGTTACTTTGTATTTCAAAAAGATCATTGAAAAATGATTTGTTTTGATTGCTTAGGCAAGGTTAATTTGCATTAATTAAAACGAGTTTTTAGAAATTGTGAGCAAACAAAAATTGATAATTGGTGGCAGGGACAGCATTACGGTTACATGTCCTGAATGCCGGC comes from Pseudomonadota bacterium and encodes:
- a CDS encoding fatty acid cis/trans isomerase produces the protein MKKIFKAAIDLLRGIHPNGHKPFALHVQIFILILIAFSFFGCSSLEPEIIKPEIPAAELAALKAKGETLEYQKDIQPILDRRCVTCHSCYNSPCQLKMTSFEGLARGATKKRVYNASRIQELQPTRLFIDAKSTEEWRKQSFADVTGGDQSLGPNSFMYQLLDLKECNPEIKGTYDSEARDLTCSQTDGELKEFMKKNPHAGMPFGFPEISKQEKETLRAWLAAGAKGPDPETDRLMKSPSNGTTGEEVINRWEKFLNEATPKMITTARYLYEHLFLAHIHFDEIPGDYFLLVRSRTPWPAPIDEIPTVKPYDDPGVPQFYYRFQKIHSTIVFKTHILYRLNDTRMDRYRKLFLDSEWQNNEIIVPSYEPDSSANPFRTFQQIPARSRYQFLLDDSQYFFMSFIRGPVCTGQLALNVINDHFWVIFLDPDADLSLADPQYLNANIDYLKLPTEARGRYDRLFYVPYLFARNRYILNRTALYKAKYPNGLGLEDVWAGDDSESNPFLTIYRHFDSATVSTGPVGGFPRTGWVIDFPLFERLYYNLVAGFNVFSNIKEQVGGRNYMDLQRKEAELLLLNFMPPESRAEILKSWYPTFFSRLFVLDDMVMLDAETPTQVLFPGNNTDPMQYKNTFFTQIIDQRLRKDIGYQYDPLNFHADQLDRTPAKVIATEQDLDDEFRKISHLAGTFVRAMPDKGDVAFVRFVRENREDLVYTVILNRYHENVAFIKGEDLRLDEAKNTIHVVKGFVGSYPNAFFKVNFEEAPEFFKMFRAAHDTPESFLHFFEKFGIKRSAPDFWEMSDFFNDRFMKDRPLEAGYFDLNRYINDPQPPSFWDRLLFTLRKEYQTGEALPADCPAGF